The Acipenser ruthenus chromosome 56, fAciRut3.2 maternal haplotype, whole genome shotgun sequence genome segment AAACATttgaataatgtacatttcattcATTAATTTGGGCTGAGTGCAATTGTGTTTTCCCGCAGATCATTTTAAACTTTTTCTACTGTGAGTTATGCTTGTCATGTGTAGCCATAGAAGAACCTCACCCAACCTTGTGAAAGCTGTACAGTGCTGAAGTGACGGTTCTGTGTGTGCACATTTTTGACAGGCATGCTGAGGGTTGATCGGAGAGGAATCCGCGACGCCTGAACTACCAGCTCATGCATTAACTAGAGACGTCACGCTTGTGTGGAAGAGCCGAGAGAGAGAAGGAgcgacagagagaggagagagagagagggacacccACACAATCaaggctggagagagagagagattgatatagagagagagagagagaaagaaggagcgacggagagaggagagagagagagagggacacccACACAATCaatgctggagagagagagagattgatagagagagagagagagagagagagagagaaagaaggagcgacggagagaggagagagagagggacacccACACAATCaaggctggagagagagagagattgatagagagagagagagagagagaaagaaggagcgacggagagaggagagagagagggacacccACACAATCaatgctggagagagagaggtggacaATTGTCTATCTTGCAACTTCTGAAGTCTTCCCGTCAGTTGAATGTGAATCCAGTATCTGTAGCAGCGCACCAGTCTTTggagagggtggagaaggagagcaagagagagaaaaCTAATCGCCCAagaatatcactttttaaaagtttttacaatttttttcttttttaaaaacttttttttagtaaGGCTTTGTGTACTgaaattttattttcatttcttaaaGCCATAAAACAAAACCCCCGGCAACATTTGAGCAGATTAAATGAATTGCTTCGGGAACTGTAAAGAGACTGCTTTCGATGACCGCTTGCTCTCATGAATGATAATAAGGTTCCGGTACCGAGCTTTAGCTAAAAGAATTCCCAAAGTTTTTCCCTGGATTTTTTCCAGTTTGATTTTACTTGAGCCATGGAAAGAAAGGTGTTGACAATAATCCCCTTTTGCTTGTTTTGAGTCCTTCCTTAACTTCTTggctttaaaaataaactaaaaaaaaaaaattaacagaggACAAAAACGTGGTAAACCAAAAAGACTTGATGTTTAGATCCCAGAGGTTCTTTTCCTTTTGCATCTCAAAGGTCCCTGGGAAACAaacccccttcccctcccctccctttccCACCTCTTCAGTCCCCATTTTCTCTTCCCCCTGGATCTCTCCCCAAACAACCAACAACCGTTGCCCATCAACCAAGACTGTTTCCTATGCTGTAAGAAAGCCCGGCTAGAGAAGAAATCCCTTAAAATCAGGACCCCTTCCTGTCCTCTAAACCCAGCTTCAGAAGAAATTCACTAAAATGGCAGCTGGCGTGGCAACATGGCTGCCCTTCGCTCGGGCAGCAGCCGTGGGTTGGCTCCCGCTGGCCAAGAAATCCATGCCCAAGCCCCCGGGCGACAAGAAGAGCCGCCACGACGAGATCCTCATCATCAACGTGAGCGGGAATCGCTTCCAGACCTGGAAAAACACTCTGGACCGCTACCCCGACACCCTCCTGGGCAGCTCGGAAAAAGAGTTCTTCTTCAACGAGGAGACCCAGGAATACTTCTTCGACCGGGACCCGGAGATGTTCCGCCACATCCTGAACTTCTACCGCACGGGCAAGCTCCACTACCCCCGGCACGAATGCATCCAGGCCTTCGACGAGGAGCTGGCCTTTTACGGGATAATCCCGGAGATCATCGGCGACTGCTGCATGGAGGAGTACCGGGACCGCAAGAAGGAAAACCAGGAACGGTTGGAGGAGGACACGGAAGCAGAAATGGCGACGGAAACCCCTCTCCCGCCGGACAGCACTCTCAGGGAGCAGCTCTGGAGGGCCTTCGAGAACCCCCACACCAGCACCATGGCCCTGGTTTTCTACTACGTGACTGGCTTCTTCATCGCCGTCTCGGTCACCGCCAACGTGGTCGAGACCGTCCCCTGCAGGGCCCCCAAGGGGATGCTGAAGGACCTGCCCTGCGGGGAGAAGTTCTCCCTGGCCTTCTTCTGCTTGGACACGGCCTGCGTGATGATCTTCACCTTCGAGTACCTGATGAGGTTCTTCGCCGCTCCGAGCCGCGGCAAATTCATGCGCTCGGTGATGAGCGTCATCGACGTGGTCGCCATCATGCCCTACTACATCGGCCTGGTCATGCCCGAGAACGAGGACGTCAGCGGAGCCTTCGTCACGCTCCGAGTCTTCCGGGTCTTCCGGATCTTCAAGTTCTCCCGGCATTCCCAGGGGCTGCGGATCCTGGGGTACACCCTGAAGAGCTGTGCCTCCGAGCTCGGGTTCCTGCTCTTCTCGCTCACCATGGCCATCATCATATTCGCCACCGTCATGTTCTACGCAGAGAAGGGAACCAAGGATACCAACTTCACCAGCATCCCCGCATCTTTCTGGTACACCATCGTCACCATGACCACGCTGGGGTAAGTGCCACCCCGTTCTTTATTCCTATTAAAGCAAAGCCAACGCTCTCAAAGCTAAAAATTGAATTAGCCAGGTTATTTACAGGAACGTGCTTTACACTAAATGTCAATGATTATACAGCAAATGCTCAAGATCAGGAGTAACTTTGGTATTTtctttgttctttatttatttatttattttcacaattgCTGTTGACTGCTACTGTAagtctagagagagagagagatttcctCTTTCGATGAAGTTGTGaaggaataagactcccattgcacactagtttgatccactcctggttttaagTTAAGgacgacacacctgagcttgtttcctatacgctgtggctaatcaaaacctggaatgggtgaaactgctatgcattaggagtcttaattccatcctTGGACCGCTCAGCTGTGTTGTCTAGACTATAGAGAAATAGAAGATGCAAAGAGGTAATGTTAACATGCAAGAAAAAGACTTGGGTATTATACTTGGTTATTTGACATTACCATTGTGCTCAGTGACTCTTGAGACCCCATGTTTTGCTAAAGAGATAAACTCAATCTGACGAATATGTAACAGTGATGCCTGTCGATAAGAGGTTAATCTATATAGTTGAACCTGTCTCAGTTGGTACACAGGCTGGTCTCATGAGTAGACATTACCATAGCGGGCTGAACCTGTCACTCTTATGGTATAGTACAGTCTGAACATTAAGTTTAGATCCCGCACCCAACCCCACCTCTTAAATCGAATTATGCTACTGATTttatgaagtctattattattattattattattattattattattattattattattattatttaaatgatcaggatccaggagtttgagcagggttagaaactcacactagccctgctgctgctgctgctgctgcacccagtcctggggttcagagctcccctcaatgaagtctagtattattattattaatattgaaatgaggctgtgtggtccagtggttaaagaaaagggcttgtaaccaggacccggttcaaatcccacctcagccactgactcattgtgagaccctgagcaagtcacttaacctccttgtgctccgtctttcgggtgagacgtaattgtaagtgactctgcagctgatgcatatttcacacaccctagtctctgtaggtcgccttgggtaaaggcatctgctaaataatcaaataataataataataataataataataataataataataataataataataataataataatcaggagccaggagtttgagcagggttagaaactcacactagccctgctgctgctgctgctgcacccagtcctggggttcagagctcccctcaatgaagtctagtattattattattattaatattgaaatgatcaggagccaggagtttgagcagggttacaaactcacactagccctgctgctgctgctgctgcacccagtcctggggttcagagctcccctcaatgaagtctagtattattattattattaatattgaaatgatcaggagccaggagtttgagcagggttagaaactcacactagcccttctgctgctgctgctgctgctgcacccagtcctggggttcagaactctgCTTGTTTAGGTATGTTGTTGAAATGATCAGGCGCCAGAAGTCTGAACAATCAAGCCCCTGATAAATAAACTATGAACTGATTGCATTTTATTTCACAGAATGAATAGGTCTCATCTGAGTCTGTAGGTTTTAATAATAGGAGTTATTCATGCAGATAGGAAcaatttattgtacatcaaactCCTGAATCCTGATCATTTACATAATATACTtaattgaaggtagttctgaaacccaggacaggGTGCAGGGCTCGTGTGGGTCAGAGGGCAAATGACTATTAATTTCGAATAGGTGAGCTACAAATTGTCAAAGGTCTGGATatgaataaatcatgtatttgatgtGTGGTTCTCTGTTTGTGAACATGctgtttgtctgtattttaaaCCTGCTTGGAATgttgttaaatatttaataacgTTAATATTTAATAACGTTAATATTTATTAACGTTCTAAAATGTCATGTATATGTTAATGGATTGCAACCGCATCTGTGCTTCTCCCCATCTGAAACCACACGCTTCATGATCACGTGACGTGAGATTATTCCAAGGTCCACTGTTGAGTGACTCCCTAGTGTGATTCCAAGTATCGTGGAGCACCTCAAAATGCTGTGTATATCTCATTTAAAACATCAGCTGAACTGTACAACTACAGTAAacagggcagcggtgtggagtagtggttagggctctggactcttgaccggagggtcgtgggttcaatccccagtgggggacactgctgttgtacccttgagcaaggtacttcacctagattgctccagtaaaaacccaactgtataaatgggtaattgtatgtaaaaataatgtgatatctgtataatgtgaaataatgtataatgtgatatcttgtaacaattgtaagtcgccctggataagggcgtctgctaagaaataaataataataataataaacagcagatcatttcaaataaataagtgTCCTGAACGACATCTCCAGGCTTCAGGCTGCAATGAATTTAATCAATCATGAGTCATTGCACTGCATTTGTGTGAGCAAACTTCCCCAACACGCCCCAGCACATACCCAACACGTCTGTGCTGAACTGATTCAGAGGGGGAGAGTAAAGCATTCAGACTGATTAGGAGGCAGGTTAGAgactagttttttttattattattattatttgtatgcttGTACCTGCCGAAATGCATTGGAGATCCTGTTGTCGAGAAATATATgcaggaaactgttttttttttttttttggtttgttgcaAGGGAGGGGGCAGTGCAAGTCGTACTCTCCACATGCTGTGAAATTTTCACAATGTCGTTTGTAGAGCAAATAGTGTACATTGATTGATGTCGTTAGGGTTTAATTTGGAGCCGGCTGCTGTGCTTTATAGCAATCTACTCAACAGCGTTAGCATTTATAATATAGCCAGAAGATCAATATGTTTGGTTGCTGTCGTTCTGCTGTCTAAGTTGCTTTCAAAAATACCAAGatctaataatataatataatagaaGTGTTGCTAGTCATCTGTCCACTCTCACTCTGGTGCCTACCTTGTGTAATGCTTTTTTCTGACACACAGaaccgccccccccccaccccattttCATTCTCCACACCCCCGCACACCGTCTCTGAGTACCAGAGTGCTTTGCTCGTAGTTCTAAAGTGCAcaaaatctttttaaaatgacCCTCATTGTAACACAAGACTTGTCACAACAAACTCCCCTTCCGGCTACCGGTGACATTGATGTAATGAGGAGAGAATGCCTAATATCATGTAAAATAccttttacacacaaaaaaaacatcagaGCTTCAGGAAGCTGGCTCTTCGCTGAGAAGGTGTCTCAGAGGAGACACGACCTGAACAATACGCTGCAGATAAGAAATTTCTGGGCACGTCTGAGAAATGTTTGGTTGCGTCTGAGAGATATTTGACTACACATAAAAACTTTTTGTCTACTTTTTGAGAAATGTTTtgtctacattttaaaaacttttgGCTACATTTCAAAATTGTTTGGTCTACTTTTGAGAAATCTTTGTCTACATTTAGAAATGTTTGGATACATTTTGAGAAACGTTTAGTtatattttagaaatgtttagtttatattttgaaaatgtttggtCTACTTTTGAGAAATGTTTGGTGTACTTTTGAGAACGCATTGCCGACGTTTGATGTGTGAACAAGGCTGTTTGTTGATACCTTTTTAGTAGGATCAGCTAAAATATGTATAGAAACGTATTCGctagctttcaagaccacaaAAGCTACGTTGGAAAAATCTTTGGCCAAACAGATAAGAATTCTTCTGTCACTGTTGAGAAATTCATAGCCTCAGATATACACACACGATGCAATTACATATCTACGGCATTAAAGAATACTACGAATTTTTGTAACCAATCAAAAAAGCCCTCCTTTCGAGATGTTTTTACACTTTATTTTGAGTGACATAAATAAGTTTTTAAGTAATATGCAATcaaccatttgctgaagtttagaccacatgttaataaacagtcaacaGTCAGTAGATACACCATgcgtgtgtgtatctatcattagacAGCCATTGGAGCTCATATTTCAGATGTATGTTGAGTATGTTTTTGAGACTTGGAagtttcctgctccagtaaaaaaacaaacgaaaaaaaaacaacacagactgCTATGTAAAGCGACTATACCCTATTAAGGCGATCATGGTTGTGAATGGCTATCGTGTGGTTAAAAAGTGCATTATTTAGATAGTGTGGCTAGCTTCTACCATAATATCAGCAATGCTACATAGCAGTCTTTCTAGTCTTTATTACGACCCAACGTATGTGCTTCCTTCTGAGAATGTGCAGTCCATAACCCCTTGAATGAACTGCAAGTGTTTCTCCAGCCCTATATCCAGCTGATGAATTATTGGCCACCGCGGAAACAAGAGATCATTAGCCAGCAGAAGAGAAATCGCAATGCCGAGGCTGGCTACTCACTGTTGGTAAATTGCTTCCTCCTGTTGGTAAACTGCTGAGTTTTGCCGCAAACTTGCTGATGGATCACTGACTTCGGCAACACTGATAGCTCTGACGGACCCCTGGGGTAATTCCATTGACTCGGAAATGCAAcagtacagaaaaaaatgaaagcgctgggctgcagtgtggaaggcagcgggtttgaggagctcagtggttagataaagaaagcgctgggttGCAGtatggaaggcagcgggtttgaggagctcagtggttagataaagaaagcgctgggctgcagtgtggaaggcagcgggtttgaggagctcagtggttagataaagaaagcgctgggctgcagtgtggaaggcagcgggtttgaggagctcagtggttagataaagaaagcgctgggctgcagtgtggaaggcagcgggtttgaggagctcagtggttagataaagaaagcgctgggctgcagtgtggaaggcagcgggtttgaggagctcagtggttagataaagaaagcgctgggctgcagtgtggaaggcagcgggtttgaggagctcagtggttagataaagaaagcgctgggctgcagtgtggaaggcagcgggtttgaggagctcagtggttagataaagaaagcgctgggctgcagtgtggaaggcagtgaggtttgaggagctcagtggttagataaagaaagcgctgggctgcagtgtggaaggcagtgaggtttgaggagctcagtggttagataaagaaagcgctgggctgcagtgtggaaggcagtgaggTTTGAGGAGCTccgtggttagataaagaaagctctgggttgcagtgtggaaggcagcgggtttgaggagctccgtggttagataaagaaagctctgggctgcagtgtggaaggcagcgggtttgaggagctcagtggttagagaaagaaagaaagaaagcagtgggctgcagtgtggaaggcagtggttagagagagagagttagagaTGAAGCATTTGACACTACAAGACTATTGCTGGCTGCATCTGTTAGACCCTGGAAGTTAGCGTTGGTAACCACAAACTAATGTTTGCAATTGGGTGCCTAGTTAGGTGGCTTCCTGTTTTAAattgcagggaaaacaaaacaaaatgacctTCTTTGGGTGATCTCGCGTGTTCGAGTGTGGTCGAACGGCTAAATGTTTTGTAATTTCACTTCTTTACAGGTGTGGTTTTGTTAGTGTGCAAAATCAACTGTCCGGCGCTGATGTAAAAGGGTAAGCTGGTAAAACTGGATGCAGCTGGAGTCTTGCTTGCAACCTAGAAAACAGATTCTCTACACCTGCAGGACTTACAAGCTTCATAGAaagcaaaatgatttaaacaGGAGATTTTACGGCACTCTGAGTTCTTAACAGTCCATTCACTGCAGTTTTATCACAATGAACAAGGGACAAGAAAACTTCACTTTGAGGTTCACTGGCTCGCTTTCACTGCGAGAGACCTGAACCAcgtgactccatgtacactaggccAGTTcgggcttttcaactcacaccccagtgcattctgggaagtgtagtcctgctgtgaaaggtacctgagttgggtaaaacgtaccagaatgcattgaatAACTTGGACTGTCCCAAACTGTTCAAGTGTTCATGGAGTTGTATGGTAACCTTAGCCTAGGCCATAACAttgcacaggcatgcatttaTGGGGAGAGATacttaaaatcattttaatgttGTAATTTCATATACAGTAAGAGCCTAAAGGAACTAATCAAAGTAATGGGAATACTAAACACAATGAATGTAAGCTCCCTTTGAGAAATACTTCCAGTTCAAAAGTCACTTTATAATTCGAaatggactgtgtgtgtgtgtagggttgaaaaaaaaaaacagcacctcTGATCAGAAAagttaaaagtttttaaaatctcttttagAAATCCTATACTCGCCCAGAAAagaaacattgataatattactactCAATTTATGATCCTGGCATTTCGTGTCCTGGGAAGTTTCCCACTGAATTCCCGGGACGCcttcctcaaaaccgggacaATCCAGGGAAAACGGGGACAGGTGGCAATCACTCCATTTCCTTTTTGCCTGTGACTTGGGAATACAATGCAGGTAGCTGCCGTCAGCTTGCTAAAAATAATCCGGTCTCCCTGCGTCGGACAGCCGCTTGCTGGGGTCCTTCTGTTTCTGAGGCCTGACCTATTTACTGGCTGCTTGGGAAGCTGTCTTCCAGGGGAGACTGAGCTGCTCAGCGGACAGTTTGCCTGCAGGAAGACGGGTAAAGGCTTTGAGAGGCGACACACGTTCTCACATGTCTTTGTAAACACCTGCAGCGCCTGTCCTTCTCAACACAGAGCCTGCATCACCCCGCAGTCGTGCTTGGTTTCACCTTGGTGTCTCTTTACTGCGTGCCTGCAGCTGTCCAGTCTTTTTAGGCAAACAGAACCGTACCGATTTACAGATAGTAATTAAAGAGCCGTAcaatgtgatttgttttttaattattattatt includes the following:
- the LOC117404238 gene encoding potassium voltage-gated channel subfamily D member 1-like, encoding MAAGVATWLPFARAAAVGWLPLAKKSMPKPPGDKKSRHDEILIINVSGNRFQTWKNTLDRYPDTLLGSSEKEFFFNEETQEYFFDRDPEMFRHILNFYRTGKLHYPRHECIQAFDEELAFYGIIPEIIGDCCMEEYRDRKKENQERLEEDTEAEMATETPLPPDSTLREQLWRAFENPHTSTMALVFYYVTGFFIAVSVTANVVETVPCRAPKGMLKDLPCGEKFSLAFFCLDTACVMIFTFEYLMRFFAAPSRGKFMRSVMSVIDVVAIMPYYIGLVMPENEDVSGAFVTLRVFRVFRIFKFSRHSQGLRILGYTLKSCASELGFLLFSLTMAIIIFATVMFYAEKGTKDTNFTSIPASFWYTIVTMTTLGYGDMVPSSIAGKIFGSICSLSGVLVIALPVPVIVSNFSRIYHQNQRADKRRAQLKIRLARIRLAKSGTTNAFLQYKEHGGLQDHGSGNQALCIRNRSAFEHQHNHLLHCLEKTTNHEFTDEHTYNEVCMAESMGYRTSRSTSISSQQGQSTSCCSRRAKRRAIRLANSTVSVSRGSIQELDTLHVQKSIPQSRSRLNARTQDLKLNCTDFTAAIISIPTPPANTPDESMPPSPAIPGILRNSRQMVGTSTQYTQEAVKISSL